From Candidatus Atelocyanobacterium thalassa isolate ALOHA, a single genomic window includes:
- the rpsG gene encoding 30S ribosomal protein S7: MSRRGNIKRKPVPPDPVYSSCLLNMTIRRVMKSGKKSVAAGIVYEAMKTIGERTGKEPLEVFEQAIKNLTPLVEVKARRVGGATYQVPMEVRPSRGTTLALRWLIRYSRIRGGRTMAGKLANEIVDAFNETGAAMKKRDETHRMADANKAFAHYRY, from the coding sequence ATGTCCCGTAGAGGAAATATTAAAAGAAAACCGGTACCACCTGATCCAGTTTATAGTAGCTGTTTACTTAATATGACTATCCGTCGAGTAATGAAAAGTGGTAAGAAATCAGTTGCTGCAGGTATTGTATACGAAGCTATGAAAACTATTGGGGAACGGACTGGGAAAGAACCTCTCGAAGTTTTCGAGCAAGCCATAAAGAATTTAACTCCACTTGTAGAAGTTAAAGCTCGAAGAGTAGGTGGAGCAACTTATCAAGTACCTATGGAAGTTCGTCCATCTAGAGGAACAACATTAGCATTAAGATGGCTAATTCGTTATTCTAGAATCAGAGGTGGACGCACTATGGCGGGCAAATTAGCGAATGAGATTGTTGATGCTTTTAATGAAACAGGCGCAGCAATGAAGAAACGTGATGAAACTCATCGCATGGCTGATGCAAATAAAGCTTTTGCTCACTATCGTTATTGA
- the fusA gene encoding elongation factor G, with translation MTRNIPLEKVRNIGIAAHIDAGKTTTTERILFYTGIAHKLGEVHEGTAIMDWMVQEQERGITITAAAISTNWLNHRVNIIDTPGHVDFTIEVERSMRVLDGVVAIFCAVGGVQPQSETVWRQANRYEVPRIIFINKMDRTGANFYKVHKQICDRLKTNIIPIQIPIGNESNFSGIVDLIRMRAKIYKDDLGENIEDIEIPSEYLEKAQEYRSKLIEAVAEIDETLLEKYLEGIELTEIEIKEGLRRGTLERSIIPLLCGSAFKNKGIQLLLDAVIEYLPSPLDVPSIKGLLPDNIEGCRLSSDDEPFSALVFKIASDPYGRLTFIRVYSGVLKKGSFVYNAAKKQKERISRLIVLKSNDRIEVDELRAGDLGAIIGLKKTTTGDTLCDEDQPILLESLYIPEPVISVAIETQTKQELEKLSKALQSLSDEDPTFRVSINPETNQTVIAGMGELHLEILVDRMLREYKLEASIGKPQVAYRETILKPSKTEEKYIRENSGKNHYAHIVIQVEPTKRGSGFEFVSTVTNGIIPKEFIASAKEGIRETCDSGILAGYPLTDIKVTLLDGSFHEVDSSEISFKIAGSMAIRSTVMKSFPVLLEPMMKIEVDIPNNFLGDIIGDLNARRGQVNGMIAEDDLTKVSANVPLAEMFGYATDIRSKTQGRGVFSMEFNHYVEVPHDIAKAIIMQNTGNTYSSEDYQ, from the coding sequence TTGACACGTAATATCCCACTAGAAAAGGTACGGAATATTGGAATTGCTGCGCATATAGATGCTGGCAAAACTACAACAACTGAACGTATTCTTTTCTATACAGGAATCGCACATAAACTAGGTGAAGTCCATGAAGGCACAGCTATTATGGATTGGATGGTACAAGAGCAGGAAAGGGGTATAACAATTACAGCTGCTGCTATTAGTACCAATTGGCTAAATCATCGAGTTAACATTATAGATACTCCAGGACATGTAGATTTCACAATTGAAGTTGAACGTTCTATGAGAGTACTAGATGGAGTAGTAGCTATATTCTGTGCAGTGGGAGGTGTTCAACCTCAATCTGAGACTGTCTGGAGACAGGCAAATCGTTATGAAGTTCCTCGTATAATCTTTATCAATAAGATGGATCGTACTGGAGCCAATTTCTATAAAGTTCATAAGCAAATATGTGATCGTCTAAAAACTAATATTATTCCAATTCAAATACCTATCGGTAATGAAAGCAATTTTTCCGGCATTGTAGATCTAATAAGAATGAGAGCTAAAATCTATAAAGATGACTTAGGAGAGAATATCGAAGATATTGAAATTCCTTCTGAATATTTAGAAAAAGCTCAGGAATATCGTTCTAAATTAATCGAAGCAGTTGCTGAAATTGATGAAACTTTATTAGAAAAATATTTAGAAGGAATAGAGTTAACAGAAATAGAAATTAAAGAGGGTCTTAGAAGAGGTACCTTAGAACGCTCTATCATACCTTTATTGTGTGGTTCAGCTTTTAAGAATAAAGGAATTCAGTTATTGCTAGATGCTGTTATAGAATATTTACCATCTCCTCTTGATGTCCCTTCAATTAAAGGCTTATTACCTGACAATATAGAAGGTTGTCGATTAAGCTCTGATGATGAGCCATTTTCTGCTCTTGTTTTTAAGATCGCTTCTGATCCTTATGGTCGCTTGACTTTTATACGTGTTTATTCCGGAGTTTTGAAAAAAGGAAGTTTTGTTTACAATGCAGCAAAAAAACAAAAAGAAAGAATTTCACGTTTAATTGTTCTTAAATCTAATGATCGTATTGAAGTAGATGAGTTGAGAGCAGGAGATTTAGGTGCTATTATTGGCCTAAAAAAGACAACTACGGGTGATACTTTATGTGATGAGGATCAACCTATACTTTTAGAATCTTTGTATATTCCTGAACCAGTAATTTCTGTGGCAATAGAAACTCAAACTAAACAGGAATTAGAAAAACTTTCTAAGGCTCTCCAATCTTTATCTGATGAAGATCCGACATTTCGAGTTAGCATCAATCCTGAGACTAATCAAACTGTCATAGCAGGGATGGGAGAACTACATTTAGAGATTCTCGTCGATAGGATGTTGCGTGAATATAAACTTGAAGCAAGTATTGGAAAACCTCAAGTTGCTTACCGTGAAACTATTTTGAAGCCAAGTAAAACTGAAGAAAAGTATATACGCGAAAATAGTGGTAAAAATCATTATGCTCATATTGTAATTCAGGTAGAACCGACTAAGAGAGGTAGCGGTTTTGAGTTTGTTTCAACAGTTACTAATGGTATTATTCCAAAAGAGTTTATTGCTTCAGCTAAAGAAGGTATTAGAGAAACTTGTGATTCAGGAATTCTTGCTGGCTATCCACTAACAGATATTAAAGTAACTCTGTTAGATGGATCATTTCATGAAGTTGATTCCTCAGAAATATCTTTCAAAATTGCTGGTTCAATGGCTATTCGTAGTACAGTAATGAAATCTTTTCCAGTACTATTAGAACCTATGATGAAGATTGAAGTAGATATTCCCAATAATTTTTTAGGAGATATAATTGGAGATCTAAATGCTCGTCGAGGTCAAGTTAACGGAATGATAGCTGAAGATGATCTTACAAAAGTCTCTGCAAACGTTCCTCTAGCAGAAATGTTTGGTTATGCGACTGATATAAGATCAAAAACACAAGGTCGAGGGGTATTCTCAATGGAATTCAACCATTATGTGGAAGTCCCTCATGACATCGCTAAAGCGATAATTATGCAAAATACAGGGAACACTTATAGCAGTGAAGACTATCAATGA
- the rpsJ gene encoding 30S ribosomal protein S10, translating to MATLAQQKIRIRLKAFDRRLLDTSCEKIVDTANRTDAIAVGPIPLPTKKRIYCVLRSPHVDKDSREHFETRTHRRIIDIYQPSSKTIDALMKLDLPAGVEIEVKL from the coding sequence ATGGCTACTTTAGCACAACAAAAAATCCGTATTCGATTAAAAGCATTTGACCGTCGTTTGTTGGACACCTCTTGCGAAAAAATTGTTGATACAGCCAATCGTACTGATGCAATAGCAGTAGGGCCTATTCCTTTGCCTACCAAGAAGCGTATTTATTGCGTCTTGAGATCACCCCATGTTGATAAAGATTCAAGAGAACATTTTGAAACTAGAACACATCGTCGCATTATTGATATTTATCAACCTTCATCTAAAACCATTGATGCACTAATGAAACTAGACCTACCTGCAGGAGTAGAAATCGAAGTTAAACTCTAA
- a CDS encoding NnrU family protein produces the protein MKLTMWLTASHFIILGLLLVFGIVHSGLAALRSWGEAKIGVRLYRIFFVLVNLPLAIILVVYFFYHRYDGLILWQFQEFLAVKIIVWLLSAISFLFLYPSTFNLLEIAAISKPKVHLHETGILRICRHPQMIGQIIWCIAHTLWIGSSFTIITSLSLIAYHLFAIWHGDYRLEKLYGEQFICIKQKTSIIPFLAVLDGRQSLVLNEFSRPAYIGVCGFIILIWFCHLQLL, from the coding sequence ATGAAACTAACTATGTGGCTAACAGCAAGTCATTTTATTATATTGGGATTATTATTAGTATTTGGTATTGTGCATAGTGGTCTGGCAGCTTTAAGGTCATGGGGAGAAGCTAAAATCGGAGTAAGACTTTATAGGATTTTTTTTGTCTTAGTGAATCTTCCTCTAGCTATTATTTTAGTTGTTTACTTTTTTTACCATCGTTATGATGGTTTGATTTTGTGGCAATTTCAAGAATTTTTAGCAGTTAAGATTATAGTTTGGTTACTTTCTGCGATATCATTTCTTTTCTTATATCCATCTACTTTTAATCTTTTAGAAATTGCTGCTATTAGTAAGCCTAAAGTACATTTACACGAGACAGGAATTTTAAGAATTTGTCGTCATCCTCAAATGATAGGGCAAATAATATGGTGTATCGCTCATACTTTGTGGATTGGTAGTAGTTTTACTATTATTACCTCCTTAAGTTTAATTGCTTATCATTTATTTGCAATATGGCATGGAGATTATCGTCTTGAAAAACTTTATGGAGAACAATTTATTTGTATAAAACAAAAAACTTCAATAATTCCGTTTTTAGCTGTTTTAGATGGCCGTCAATCGTTGGTCCTAAATGAATTTTCAAGACCTGCTTATATTGGAGTATGTGGATTTATAATTCTAATATGGTTTTGTCATCTTCAGTTACTTTAG
- the nblS gene encoding two-component system sensor histidine kinase NblS, with protein sequence MKRWWSEFTLQTKLMAAVTLAVSLFMSGLTFWAVNIIQKDARLNDTRFGRDLGLLLASNVSPLIAEDNLTEVARFSNRFYQNTSSVRYMIYADKEGHIFFAIPYSSTEVQNCLTVQRRIKLPSKAYDNDSLPIVQQHKSPNGKVTDVFVSLKHDNKDLGFLAIGINPNATVVNSSNLTRDVTIAVFVAIWVMVILGAAFNALTITRPIKELLVGVKNISTGNFKQRINLPFGGELGELIFNFNEMAKRLESHEEHNIEELTAEKAKLDTLVSTTIDGAILLDINLNLLLVNPTARRMFNWNKINLIGENVLKLLPKELTNQLQLPLQEMMRKRHHANNTYVEPRISPEEYRIKLQQPILKIVRILLTPVFDQHRDLKGIAMTIQDITREVGLNEAKSQFISNVSHELRTPLFNIKSFIETLAEFGQDLTDAERKEFLETANHETDRLTRLVNDVLDLSRLESFKTYYLSAVDLSQLIEQTIRTYRLNAKDKELTLYKEVKSDLPLVLGHYDLLLQVINNLVGNALKFTPSGGTIVVRAYYFKVKSKQSNNKSFVRIEVSDTGIGIAPEDQTAIFDRFFRVENRVHTLEGTGLGLSIVTNIINKHHSQTNLISEIGVGTTFWFDLALYQDNCPSLESSKNTNILSRTVNIYPI encoded by the coding sequence ATGAAACGCTGGTGGTCAGAATTTACGCTGCAAACTAAGTTGATGGCAGCTGTAACTTTAGCGGTTTCTCTATTTATGAGTGGTTTAACCTTTTGGGCAGTTAATATCATCCAGAAAGATGCTCGATTAAACGATACACGCTTTGGTAGAGATCTTGGCTTATTATTGGCTTCTAATGTTTCTCCTTTAATTGCCGAAGATAACTTAACAGAAGTAGCTCGTTTCTCTAATAGATTTTATCAAAATACTTCTAGTGTACGTTACATGATTTATGCTGATAAAGAAGGGCATATATTTTTTGCAATTCCTTATTCATCAACAGAAGTTCAAAACTGTCTAACTGTTCAACGTCGCATTAAACTTCCTAGTAAAGCTTACGACAATGACAGCTTACCTATAGTGCAACAGCATAAAAGCCCAAATGGTAAAGTTACTGATGTTTTTGTATCTCTAAAGCACGACAATAAGGATTTGGGTTTTTTAGCAATAGGTATCAATCCCAATGCGACTGTTGTTAATTCATCCAATTTAACTCGCGATGTAACTATTGCAGTGTTTGTTGCTATTTGGGTTATGGTTATCTTAGGAGCAGCCTTTAATGCTTTAACTATTACTCGTCCTATTAAAGAATTATTAGTAGGAGTTAAAAATATCTCAACAGGTAATTTTAAACAACGTATCAATCTTCCTTTTGGTGGAGAGTTAGGAGAATTAATTTTTAATTTTAATGAAATGGCTAAGCGTCTCGAAAGCCATGAAGAACACAATATTGAAGAATTGACAGCAGAAAAAGCGAAATTAGATACTTTAGTTTCAACAACTATTGACGGGGCAATCCTATTGGATATTAACCTTAATCTTCTGTTAGTCAATCCTACGGCAAGACGTATGTTTAATTGGAATAAAATAAATTTAATAGGTGAAAACGTTTTAAAACTTTTACCTAAGGAATTAACCAATCAGCTTCAACTTCCATTGCAGGAAATGATGAGAAAGAGACATCATGCGAATAATACTTATGTAGAGCCGAGGATATCTCCAGAAGAATATCGAATTAAATTGCAGCAACCAATATTAAAAATTGTTCGTATTCTTCTAACACCAGTTTTTGATCAGCATAGGGACTTAAAAGGAATTGCCATGACGATACAAGATATCACTAGAGAAGTAGGCCTAAATGAAGCTAAAAGTCAGTTTATAAGCAATGTATCTCATGAATTAAGAACCCCTTTATTTAACATTAAATCTTTTATTGAGACTCTTGCCGAATTTGGACAAGATCTGACAGATGCAGAAAGAAAAGAATTTTTAGAAACTGCTAATCATGAAACTGATCGTTTAACTCGCTTAGTTAATGATGTTTTAGATCTATCTCGTTTAGAGTCATTTAAAACATATTATTTAAGTGCAGTAGATCTTTCTCAACTAATAGAGCAAACTATTAGAACATATAGGTTAAATGCAAAAGATAAAGAATTAACTTTATATAAAGAAGTTAAATCCGACTTACCGCTGGTATTAGGACATTATGATTTACTATTACAAGTTATAAATAATTTAGTTGGTAATGCTCTTAAATTTACTCCTTCAGGTGGAACAATTGTTGTCCGCGCTTATTACTTTAAAGTAAAATCTAAACAATCTAATAATAAATCTTTTGTTAGGATAGAAGTTTCTGATACCGGAATTGGTATTGCGCCTGAAGATCAAACTGCAATTTTTGATCGTTTCTTTAGAGTAGAAAATAGAGTTCATACTCTTGAAGGAACGGGTTTAGGACTTTCTATAGTTACGAATATTATAAATAAACACCATAGCCAAACTAACCTTATTAGTGAAATTGGAGTTGGAACAACCTTCTGGTTCGATCTAGCTCTCTATCAAGACAATTGTCCTTCTTTAGAGAGTTCTAAAAATACAAATATTTTGTCAAGAACAGTAAATATTTATCCAATATAA
- the tuf gene encoding elongation factor Tu codes for MAREKFERNKPHVNIGTIGHVDHGKTTLTAAITMTLAAAGNAKARNYEDIDAAPEEKARGITINTAHVEYETANRHYAHVDCPGHADYVKNMITGAAQMDGGILVVSAADGPMPQTREHILLAKQVGVPSLVVFLNKQDQVDDEELLELVELEVRELLSEYDFPGDDIPIVSGSALMAIEALKENAKIKPGENPWTDKILALMEAVDASISEPEREIDKPFLMAVEDVFSISGRGTVATGRIERGKVKVGETVSIVGIRDTQTTTVTGVEMFQKTLDEGLAGDNVGLLLRGSKKDDIERGMVIAKTDSITPHTLFEGEVYVLTKEEGGRHTPFFKNYRPQFYVRTTDVTGTIQDYTADDGTAVEMVMPGDRIKMTVELISAIAIEQGMRFAIREGGRTIGAGVVSKILK; via the coding sequence ATGGCAAGAGAGAAATTTGAAAGAAACAAACCTCATGTTAATATTGGGACCATTGGTCATGTTGACCACGGTAAAACAACTTTAACAGCTGCGATTACAATGACTTTAGCTGCTGCCGGTAATGCTAAAGCTCGCAATTATGAAGATATTGATGCAGCGCCTGAAGAAAAAGCCCGTGGTATTACTATTAATACTGCTCACGTTGAATATGAGACAGCGAACCGTCACTACGCTCACGTTGATTGCCCTGGTCATGCTGATTATGTAAAAAACATGATCACTGGAGCAGCACAAATGGATGGAGGTATTCTAGTTGTTTCTGCTGCTGATGGTCCTATGCCACAAACACGTGAACATATTCTACTAGCTAAACAAGTAGGAGTTCCCAGTCTAGTAGTTTTTTTGAATAAACAAGATCAAGTAGACGATGAAGAACTTTTAGAACTTGTTGAACTAGAAGTTAGAGAATTACTTAGTGAATATGATTTCCCAGGAGATGACATTCCTATAGTTTCTGGTTCAGCTTTAATGGCGATAGAAGCACTTAAGGAGAACGCCAAAATCAAACCAGGTGAAAATCCTTGGACAGATAAAATATTAGCACTTATGGAAGCTGTAGATGCTAGCATCTCTGAACCAGAAAGAGAAATCGATAAACCATTTTTAATGGCAGTAGAAGATGTATTTTCTATCTCTGGCCGTGGAACCGTAGCTACCGGAAGAATTGAGCGTGGTAAAGTAAAAGTAGGCGAAACCGTTTCCATCGTAGGTATTAGAGATACTCAGACTACTACTGTTACCGGTGTAGAGATGTTTCAAAAAACTCTTGATGAAGGTCTAGCAGGAGATAATGTTGGTCTTCTATTAAGAGGTAGCAAAAAAGACGATATTGAACGAGGAATGGTAATAGCTAAAACTGACTCTATTACTCCTCATACCTTATTTGAAGGGGAAGTATATGTCTTAACTAAAGAAGAAGGTGGTCGTCACACCCCATTCTTTAAAAATTATCGTCCTCAGTTTTATGTACGTACCACTGACGTAACAGGAACCATTCAAGATTATACTGCTGATGACGGTACAGCTGTTGAAATGGTAATGCCTGGAGATCGCATTAAAATGACTGTTGAATTAATCAGTGCTATTGCTATTGAGCAAGGAATGCGTTTTGCAATTCGTGAAGGAGGTCGTACAATTGGTGCAGGAGTCGTTTCTAAAATTCTTAAATAA
- the moeB gene encoding molybdopterin-synthase adenylyltransferase MoeB, with product MINPNLETITLNKEEIERYSRHIILPEVGLEGQKKLKAASVICVGTGGLGSPLLLYLAAAGIGNIGIVDFDIVESSNLQRQIIHGASWVGKLKIESAKNRILEINPTCQVDLYKNRLSSENAIQILKPYDVVVDGTDNFPTRYLTNDACFLLNKPNIYGSIFRFEGQTTVFNYQGGPNYRDLFPEPPPPGMVPSCAEGGVLGVLPGIIGTIQATETIKVILGSNNTLSGRLLLYNAWDMTFKELKLRSNPNRPVINQLIDYEEFCNVSNVSTFKNKDNSTMISEIAVQELKKLIDSNSESFVLIDVRNVNERQIAHISGSVLVPLASIEDGTGIPQIRSLIENKRLIVHCKMGGRSIKALEILEKFGIVGTNLKGGINAWSQQIDVSIPQY from the coding sequence ATGATTAATCCTAATTTAGAAACAATTACTCTTAACAAAGAAGAGATTGAAAGATATTCACGCCATATTATTCTGCCAGAAGTTGGACTAGAAGGTCAGAAAAAATTGAAGGCTGCTAGCGTTATTTGTGTTGGAACTGGTGGATTAGGCTCTCCGTTGTTACTTTATCTTGCTGCTGCCGGGATAGGTAACATTGGTATTGTTGATTTTGATATTGTTGAAAGTTCTAACTTGCAACGTCAAATAATACATGGTGCTTCATGGGTTGGTAAATTAAAGATAGAATCAGCAAAAAATAGAATTTTAGAGATAAATCCTACATGTCAAGTTGACTTGTATAAGAATCGTCTTTCTTCTGAAAATGCTATTCAAATTTTAAAACCTTATGATGTAGTTGTAGATGGGACAGATAATTTTCCTACACGATATCTAACTAATGATGCTTGTTTTTTACTGAATAAACCTAATATTTATGGTTCAATTTTTAGGTTCGAAGGGCAAACAACAGTTTTCAATTATCAAGGAGGTCCTAACTATAGAGATTTATTTCCAGAGCCTCCACCACCTGGAATGGTTCCTTCTTGTGCTGAAGGGGGAGTTTTAGGAGTATTACCTGGTATTATTGGAACAATTCAAGCTACGGAAACTATTAAAGTTATATTAGGTTCTAATAATACTCTTAGTGGACGTTTACTTTTATATAATGCTTGGGATATGACTTTCAAAGAGTTGAAATTAAGATCCAATCCTAATCGTCCTGTTATAAATCAATTAATCGATTATGAGGAATTCTGTAACGTTTCTAATGTTTCAACATTTAAGAATAAAGATAATAGCACCATGATATCTGAAATAGCAGTTCAAGAGCTTAAAAAATTAATAGATTCAAACTCAGAATCTTTTGTATTAATTGATGTACGAAATGTTAATGAACGTCAAATTGCACATATTAGTGGCTCAGTTTTGGTGCCATTAGCAAGTATTGAAGATGGTACAGGAATTCCACAAATTAGAAGCCTAATAGAAAATAAACGTTTAATTGTTCATTGTAAAATGGGAGGACGTTCAATTAAAGCTCTCGAAATTTTAGAAAAATTTGGTATCGTGGGGACTAATCTTAAGGGAGGTATTAATGCTTGGAGCCAACAGATTGATGTAAGCATACCTCAATATTAA
- a CDS encoding 2Fe-2S iron-sulfur cluster-binding protein yields the protein MSHYHTVRIYHRQVGDNYNIQVPDDSYILRSAEIQGYELPFSCRNGACTSCAVKILSGELEQTEAIGLSHELREKGYALLCVSYAKSNLEVETQDEDEVYELQFGQYYGKRNIRRGLPIDND from the coding sequence ATGAGTCACTATCACACAGTTCGAATATACCACCGCCAAGTAGGTGATAACTACAACATCCAAGTTCCTGATGATTCTTACATTTTACGCAGTGCGGAAATTCAAGGATATGAACTTCCATTTTCATGTCGCAATGGAGCCTGTACTAGTTGCGCTGTAAAAATTCTGTCAGGAGAATTAGAGCAAACAGAAGCGATAGGCTTGTCTCATGAATTAAGAGAAAAGGGCTATGCTCTCCTATGTGTAAGTTACGCTAAATCAAATTTAGAAGTAGAAACTCAAGATGAAGATGAAGTATATGAGTTACAGTTTGGACAATATTACGGAAAAAGAAATATCAGACGGGGTCTACCTATCGATAATGATTAA
- a CDS encoding LysR family transcriptional regulator produces MSDIPFTLDQLRILKAIAAEGSFKRAADKLYISQPAVSLQVQNLEKQLNIPLFDRGGRKAQLTEAGRLLLSYGEKIITLCRETCRAVEDLQNLNGGTLTIGASQTTGTYLLPKMIGLFRQKYPDVVVQLQIHSTRRTAWGVNSGQIDLAIVGGDIPKELQDILKVIPYIKDELVLILPANHPLSKIKTIQKDDLYRLSFISLDAQSTIRRVMEKNLNYCGINTKRLNIEMELNSVEAIKNAVQAGLGAAFVSITAIEKEIKTKEIYVANIEKVKVKRTLSVIINPNRYHSKASEIFIREILPKFSSYYEKSTLEYFPLSSDNLKEINENID; encoded by the coding sequence ATGTCAGACATTCCTTTCACTTTAGATCAATTGCGTATTCTCAAAGCAATAGCTGCTGAGGGGAGCTTTAAGCGAGCAGCTGACAAACTTTATATTTCTCAGCCTGCAGTTAGTCTTCAGGTACAAAATTTAGAAAAACAACTAAATATACCACTATTTGATAGAGGAGGTCGTAAAGCGCAATTAACAGAGGCAGGACGTTTATTATTATCGTATGGAGAAAAAATTATTACTCTTTGTAGAGAAACTTGTCGCGCAGTTGAAGATCTACAGAATCTTAACGGAGGAACTTTAACTATAGGAGCCTCTCAAACAACTGGAACTTATCTACTGCCTAAAATGATTGGATTATTTAGACAAAAATATCCTGACGTAGTAGTCCAATTGCAAATACATTCAACAAGAAGAACAGCATGGGGAGTTAATAGTGGACAAATTGATCTAGCTATTGTTGGAGGTGACATCCCTAAAGAGTTACAAGACATATTAAAGGTAATTCCCTATATTAAAGATGAATTAGTACTTATACTGCCAGCAAACCATCCTTTGTCAAAAATTAAGACAATTCAAAAAGATGACTTATATCGCTTAAGTTTTATCAGCTTAGACGCTCAATCTACTATTAGAAGAGTAATGGAAAAAAACTTAAACTATTGTGGTATCAATACAAAACGTCTTAATATAGAAATGGAGCTTAATTCTGTAGAAGCTATTAAAAATGCAGTTCAAGCAGGCTTAGGCGCAGCATTTGTCTCAATCACTGCAATTGAAAAAGAGATCAAAACAAAAGAAATTTATGTAGCTAATATTGAAAAAGTAAAAGTTAAAAGAACATTGTCAGTTATAATAAACCCTAATCGCTACCATTCAAAAGCTTCAGAAATTTTTATTAGAGAAATACTACCAAAATTTTCAAGCTATTATGAAAAATCAACCTTAGAGTATTTTCCGTTGTCGTCTGATAACCTCAAAGAAATTAACGAAAACATTGATTGA